tttgccgattgtcatttcaatgagaaagaattctcaactctagggggagacaataaacaaataggaaaagagatcaaatggagtgtaccatcgttattacaccttgatcctcctacgaaacagtcagaactagaagttcgacgtatcatacatttacaaaatatagcaaatcagctacctgatgcatttgctgataccaaaatggtaactaaatcacatatacccgctgcaaatactcctgctcgtattgaaataccacaaaacggTGGAACGGCAGTTAATACACGTGAATCAAgaacacgtttaaagcgcggtagacctattggttcaaaggataaacttcctagaaaacgtaaggaatgtgaaaagcatgatactcccaaaataacagaaaatattttgggcgaagaaaattgtgaatctaacgacaatatagagcatcttgaatctgaaggaaatcacgagatttctatcaattacatccataatggaaagataaatgaagaaaacgaagatccagaaccaaagtttgtatatgaatgtcaaaagagacatgactggataaaatggaaagatgcaattcaagtcgaattagattcgcttaacaaacgaaatgtattcggacccattgtgctcacacccaaagatgtaaaacctgttgggtacaaatgggtgtttgtccgaaaaagaaatgagaaaaacgagattacaagatacaaagctcgtcttgtagcccaaggtttctctcaaaggccaggaattgattatgaggaaacttattctcctgttatggacgcaatcacatttatattcctgatgagcctagcggccaatgaaaatttagaaatgcgtctcatggatgtcgttacgacatatttatatggatcattagatactgatatatatatgagaatcccagatggatttaaaatgccagaaatgttaagttccaaacctaaagagttatgtgcaataaaattgcaaagatcattatatgggttaaaacaatctagacgaatgtggtataatcgtctcagtgaacacttaacaaaagaaggatacacgaatgatcctatatgtccttgtgttttcataaagaaaacaacatccggatttgtgataatcgcggtgtacgttgatgatcttaatattattggaactcaaaacgaaatccaaaaggcatcaaactatctgaaaggagaatttgagatgaaagatctcgtgcagacaaaatattgtctaggattacaaattaagcattctcgaaagggtatatttgtacaccagtctacatataccaaacgagtattgaaacgctttaacatggataaagcaactcctcttagcaccccgatggtcgttagatcacttaatgttgaaaatgatccgtttcgaccatctgaggaaaatgaagaaatacttggtcctgaaactccatatttaagtgcaattggagctcttatgtatcttgcaaattgtactcctgacatatcttttgccattaatcttttagcgagattcagttcgtctccaacacgaagacattggaatggaattaaacatgtctttcgttaccttcaaggaacaactgatttaggcttgtttcatcctaaaagttcaaaaggtcaaatgattggttttgcagatgcaggttatttgtcagatccacacaaagctcgatcccagacaggatatgtttttacaattggaggcaccgccatatcttggcgttctcagaagcagacacttgttgctacttcttcaaatcacgctgagatcattgcactccatgaagcaagtagagaatgtgtatggctaagatcaataaaccgacacatctgttcaagcagtgggattgacgaaaatacggagccaactattctatatgaagataacgctgcatgtgttgctcaaacgaaggaaggatatatcaaaagcgatagaaccaaacatatacctccgaagtttttctcatacactcaagggCTAAGAATAAATAGactgaagtaagatatgttcgatcatgcgacaatgcagccgacctcttcacaaaatcactccctacctcggtattcagaaaacacatccacaacattggaatgcgtcatcagaaggatctatgactgctcattcgaggaggagcttacgtagttgtactctttttaccttactatggttttttcctattgggttttcctggaaatGTTTTTAACGaagcaacaaagacgttaagcgagaatggatagtgacaccggtccccaagggggagtgttatgaaagcAGCAGCCGCcttgtttgaaaatataaaaggatgtggggcccgctgcactatttgcacagtgaatttctttctatatatacgaacgttttCGTTCATTGTAACGCATCCCTCAACCTTCTCTTCTTTCTATCAGTGTTAAAAATTCTACAGGTATAAATTTTGTTCTTATTCAAATTTCCGCGATACAATATAATTCCAGTTGTTTTTATAACAAGTCTTAatttttttgagtatttttttatcGTCTAATTAATCAAAAAGCTTAAGTATTTATATCAAAAGAATAAATTACGATGACGTGGCTAAAAGTGATTGGTGGCTGGCATTGGATTTAGAACCCTTGAAGCCTGTGCCTTTAATTGAGAAGACAGCGAAGCCAAAATACCTTTATTTATCAAACAAATAAATGTCACAATCATCAACACCGATTCTTCAACTCGGTCTTCTCCATTCTGCCGACATCTAACCTTTGTCTCAAGACTTTGTCCGAAAGGAGAGGAAAGTTTGCGACTTTGTATTGGTTCCGATGAAGCTTCGACAAACCCTGAATTGATTTGGTCTGTTTCCTATTGAGATTCGAAGgcttaaaagaagaagaagaagaaggcaagAACATAAATGGGTTGTGCTGGATCCACACAGTCGCAAGGAGAAGGTGAGATCACCACTCTATTATCTCTCTCGGATCTCTTGTAGATTGGGCTTaaagaaatcattttttttttctgtttcgtTAGAGGAGATAAAGATGCGGACTTTCTATTTTTAGAAACCCTAGATGTATAATCGATGTGCTGAAATGTTCAACCCTCTAATCCCTAAAAGTAGGTTTTTCTGtgttgaaattagggttttaggttttacctaaactttatgggttttatattgattttatgTGATGTTCTAGTTGGACCAGACGAAGCTAGTGTTCAGATGTTGTGTGCGTATTgtctacttttttatatttttgctaGGATCTCTTCTTGCCTTATGTAATGTTCTAGTTGGACCAGAAAAAGGCTTGTTTTCAGATGTTGTGCGTGTATTGTCTTTTGTCTATGTGCATTATCTCTTTCCTAATCTGACAATGCAAAGAGATCCTAAAAGATAAGAAGACATCCTTGCTCTGAGAAGACTCTGTTTCATTTGGAATCTTTACCTTAACACTATGATTGGCTTCCTCTAATTGGAAAGAAACTAAGTGATGAATCTACGCCAATAAGgctggttagtatttttttttaatcctaatCAGGCTCTAGTACGATGAATGCATATGTTTGATGGTGCACATAGATCCATACAACGGAGATTGTCATTGTTTTATATGGCAGCAGATGGATAATTTTGTTGTTTGTTGACAGGGTCAGTGAAGAAAATTAGGAAACCAAAACCGTGGAAACATACCCAGCCGATCACTAAAGCTGAGCTTATGAAACTGAGAGAAGAGTTTTGGGACACTGCTCCTCACTATGGCGGTAGGAAAGGTAATTGATACCTGCTTACTTAGCTCTCTACATTGCCTTGTTTTGGTTTTTGAGTggtgctttcttttttttataccGTTGAttacaaaagaaataaagaCTTTGTAGGAAAAGGGTAGTAATGATTGGGAGAGGGGAAACCAAAAAAAGAGTTTTCAGGGCTCTACCGGGTTCGAACCGGTGACCTATTGATCTGCAGTCAATtgctctaccactgagctaagAACCCCTTTGTTGTTCATAGATGAGTTAGACTAAAGAGATGATTATGTAATTAAGAGAGTCTTTGGTTTCAAGGATCATGAAATAGGCATTAATTGAAGGGCTTGTTAAAAGTGAATATTAGATGTTGGAATGAAGTTAAAAATAGAGTATTAAGGGCCCTACCGGATTCGAACCGGTGACCTATTGATCTGCAGTCAATtgctctaccactgagctaagAACCCTTGTGTTGGTTAAAGATTAGTTAGACTAAAGAGATGATTATGTAATTAAGAGAGTCTTTGGTTTCAAGGATCATGAAATAGGCATTAATTGAAGGGCTTGTTAAAAGTGAATATTAGATGTTGGAATGAAGTTAAAAATAGAGTATTAAGGGCCCTACCGGATTCGAACCGGTGACCTATTGATCTGCAGTCAATtgctctaccactgagctaagAACCCTTGTGTTGGTTAAAGATTAGTGACATATTAAGATGGTCATGAAATAGGCATTAATTGAAGGGCTTGTTAAAAGTGAATATTAGATGTTGGAATGAAGTTAAAAATAGAGTATTAAGGGCCCTACCGGGTTCGAACCGGTGACCTATTGATCTGCAGTCAATtgctctaccactgagctaagGACCCTTTGGTTTTTACTCCTCAAATGTTTGATAACATTGAACTTGAATTAGAGTGTGTCAGTGTAATCTACACCACAGTGATGGATCAGTGAAATCATAGAATATTTCTGTCAGAAAAATGATATACATTGTGGTTTCTTGTTTAGTTATTTGCCTCTGATCTTAATATCCACTGCAGAGATATGGGACGCACTTCGGGCTGCTGCTGAAGCTGACATATCTCTTGCGCAAGCAATCGTGGACAGCGCAGGGGTCATTGTTCAGAACAATGATCTCACTGTTTGCTATGACGAGAGAGGTCAAAGATTCAAATCTTTTTCGCTTGCCTCCATGTTCATATTAGTTACATACTCCTGACTAGTACATATTCTTACTCTGCAGGTGCTAAGTATGAGCTACCTAAGTATGTTCTAAGCGAGCCTACCAACTTGGTGGAAGACAATTGATTTTTAAGAGATCAAGACCATTTCGAGAAGACAAGAAAAATGTAAATCTTGTGTTGTGTAAGTAGTTTACATTAGGAGACTCTGCTTTTGTCTATTTAACACTTTGAAAAATGATTCCCACTTTTTCTATCACACTGACTTGTTGTACCTAAGAAGGCAGATTGTTACTCAAATGCTAAAGACAAGTCTTTGGGGTTTCATATTGATTTGTTATTTTACACAATTTCTATACGTATATTATTGCTTTGAAGAGGTACTTTGTTCAGTCATGGCATGGCGAGGCTCGTACTTCTTCATCGTGTTCATGTTCTCATGTCTCTGTAAACAATCTTTAGTCCTCTAGCTACCCTGTCCAGATACAGATCTTCCGCCTTGTTTGTCTATCCAGTCTCAACCGAGTTTCTTGATGACCGAAATCAAAGTTTGGGCGTTTCTTTTAAGGAGTGAAACAATGCTCGAGTGAAGCTGTTGTTTTCAAGAAACTCATAGTCccttaaattaaaattatcattaCAAAGACATTTatctatttttgaaaatgataaaataatagaCAAGCAAAAGCTGGTCTCCTTCAACACAACATCCATAGAGATTGACCATATTTGGGTGCTGCATAGCTGAAATTATGCCAAATCTCATTCAAGGACTCGCGATTCCCTTCTTTTTATCATCTCCAAAGCTGTTTCACAATAGATTATTGTTCCATAGACAACCCTGTAGtcaaaatgtaaaaagaaaaaaaaaacataactttcTGTCATGCTTTAGACATCTTCTTTTAGTTACAATTTACCTTGTGTAGAGGACTATTTCTAAacattatttgagaaatattttttaaaatttttgattgcATGTCATTGTTATATTcattttcacaaaataaaatatgacatgactTAATGAAGAAATTAACCTGAGATTCTATTATTATGACATAGAACTTTAATGATAAAATTGTGTTTTATTTGTAAGATTTCCAATATTAGATAATAACAATTGGATGCATAccatatatgtatacaaaactTCATATCCAAAATCAGccaattttgtataaaatatttataattttgtcaaAATTAAATGTGAATGTATCttaacaaatacaaaaataaaataattttaattaaaatataacatttaattGAGAGttaaatattgaaaaatattcaTAGATTCATAAATCAACATAATAAAGTGAAGTTGGTCAATTGCTGAacttatttgaaattaaacCGATATAATTCACGGTTTGTTAAGTCaacgaaaaattaaataacaaacaaatatttatttatttattttatattaaaaaattaatattaataaattaaaattttgttttatataaaacgTTTAGAGTATTTATCATTGTGCATTGCACAAGAAATAACTAGTggtataattaaaaatgtaCATACTTTGTTTGTGAAATGTAAAACTGTATTTAAGTACTAtagcaaattttaaaaaaatatttacatattaatatTCGTCCCAAACCAGACATTGATTAAGGGGttagaataataaaatttgacCAAAATCAAAGCCTAATAAACCATCACCGAAGAAAACTCTAGATTCTACGCGGCCGCAATCATCTCCAAATTGATGTCGTTGTTTCCTCTGGATATAATGTTCGCCGCTTTCAATAGCGAGCTCTCCCGGCTGATGAAGCCCAAATTCGGTAAGGTCAACAAACATGATAAATGGTCAAACAAATATCATAGTAATCGAAGAGCTCCGAGaattttgttaatgaaattGTATCTAGACGATGGTAAAGAGATAAAGGGTGGTTTTGTGTTTGTAGCTGCACCTTGTGGGaaagctgcctacgtactctcttaagagagatCAAGCCACGAGTAGTTCATCATGTGGTTTTTTGCGTTTACCTTCCAAGTGGTGAAGTTGAGATTATGATTAATACCAAAACAGAGTGACGGGACAGTTGGATGGCGAGAAATGGAATAATATCTCTTTGGGATGATAACTTTGGTTAACGTCGTTGGGGTGAAGTCGTCGGGAAGCGCCTGGGAAAGATGCTCGGTTCGTCGGTGACGGGGTCGGCACGGCGGCGAGTGCTCGTCGGAACGAAGTCGTCGGGGAAGCGCCTGGGAAAGATGCCGGTTCGTCAGTGAGCTCTTCGGTTCGTGGTGACGGGGTCGGCACGGCGACAAGTGCTCGTCGGAACGAAGTCGTCGGAGAAACGCCTGGAAAAGAGGCTCGGTTCATCAGTCGTCGATGTCGTCACGGCGGCAAACTCTCCGTCGGGATGAAGTCGTGGGGGTCGTCACGGCGGCGAGCTCTTCATCGGGGTGAAGTCGTCGGATGAAGATGTCATCAATCATCATGGCTGGTCGGCCGACATCGCTCTTTGCCTTATGTTAATTATGGTTTTATTTGTCAGATTCCTAGAATGAGATAATAACAATCCGATACATACCATATAAAATTTCACATCaacttaatataaaaaaatcagccAATTTGAAtaacttattatatttttgtcaaaactAAATGTGAGTGTATCTTAACAAATACAAAACTATGATAATtttaattaggttaaatattcaaaaaaaatttgtagatTCATAAATCAACATAATAAAGTGAAGTTGTcaatttatttgaatttaaacGATATAATACACGATTTGTTtggaaatcaaacaaaaaaataaactaaataacaaacaaatatttataaactttatatatttaaattgaaattttaatattgataaatttaagttttcatttcataaattttttaaaagaatttattATTATGCATTGCGAAGGAGACCATCTAGTAGTGTAATTAAAAATGTACATTGTTTGTGAAATGTAAAAGTGTATTTAAGTACTATGGCTAAAGtttttgtaagaaaattatatataaatatatatatgtaattaatattaatattcgCCCCAAACCGAGCATTAGTTAAGAGATTACCAAAAATGAAACTTAGTAAACCGAAGTAAAAAAGAACCAAACAAAACCCTAGATTCTACACAGCCACAATCACCCCCAAATCGCTGCTGTTGTTTCCTCTGGAGATCATGTTCGCCACCTTCAGTAGCAGGTGTTTTGAACTCTACCGACCAGTTGAAACCACTCTGACGGCAACCACATGAAGATGTTGGAGAGCACAACTCATAGAAGCCCTATGTGAACTTTGCCAGAGCTGTGGAGATTGTAAGGACAAACCACCTCCACCGGCCAATATTGACACGAGTGCAACTCACCATGGCCGATGAAACCGAGACCACGAAGCGTGACTTTGCTAGAACCGGAAAATATAGATTTGAGGAGTGTCCTTTGCAATCTCGCTGTCCTCTAGTGAGATCTCGAAGAGGAGAAGCCGGATCTGACACCCACTTCCGAGAACATCGGCTGGAATCGTCATAGCCTCTCGGTCTCCAGACCACGCGTGACCGAAAAAGAGAGAGTTTCGGTGACTACATGCAACCATAACCACTTAATAATCCGTCTGATAAACAGAAAAGACGACGAGGACGGAGCCCTCTTACACTGACAATGACAATGTGTACGTCGACGGCGGAGAGACGGATCAGAAGAGATGTTTTAGAGAGAGGATGGagatcaaaaaaaattagagactGCGTTTTTATGTTATGTTAGTCAACATATGTACTATATATAgctaattaaacattttttttatatccgtGAAAAATCTCAGACGGTAAGCCCAAAGTAATCCCTACGAGGCTTTTCATCCGGACACGCACGGTTATAGGCAGGAAAGTGACCAAAGCGACTCAAACCCAGGACTGACACTTCAGCTGGAGTTCCATTACTAATAGACCAAGAGCTCTcagttaatttaaattttttcttgtaGGCAAAATCTTCTCTATACTGTCTAACCACTCATGATGCCGAAAAAAAAACTACCGTATTAATTAATGTGAGCATTCAAGATGCATTCAAGATTAGGCAAAGTAGGGCTGCTTATAGACTAAATCACAGCCTTTCGTTGTAGACTCGATCCATGAAATAGGAAATTCAAAAGTTAAAAAAGCTAATATGTTCTTTAAAAAACAGAAGCTAATATGTTCAAAGTAAAACTAAAAAGCAGTCAAGAAAAGCAAAAAATcttttaatattctttttttgagaaaatcttttaatatatatatatatatattttataaacttgGTGTAATTCCAAAAGTTTTTTAAGTTCCAATGACTAATCACTAATATGTTCATAAAAATCCAAGTTTTCTTATCACTTAAAGAATATAGGAAGCTAAAAGAATCGAACACAAGACAGAAACTTCGactgaaatttttttatcactAGGCCAACACCACTTAGTTTTTCTTCTCTCTGTAGCCATTGTTTAAACTTTTACGTAAAAAGTTGAATCAATTAACTTTTTTGCATGGCTGGATACGGTCTTGTTTTATTACGAAAGTATAGTATTTGACTGGACTAATTAGTTATTAATGTCCGTCAAAAACAATGGTAGCCAAACGTGGATCCGTGTAGTTGTCGGAACGAGAGACTTATCTACACATGTGCAGTTCTCCTATATATTAGCAATATATAATTTGGTAGTGTTCttatcaattattattattatttagtaaTTATGGATTCTATATACGAATAGATCAAGATAAGTGATTTTCTATTATGTTTATACTTACAAACTA
This Brassica napus cultivar Da-Ae chromosome C6, Da-Ae, whole genome shotgun sequence DNA region includes the following protein-coding sequences:
- the LOC106407298 gene encoding ubiquitin domain-containing protein 1, with protein sequence MGCAGSTQSQGEGSVKKIRKPKPWKHTQPITKAELMKLREEFWDTAPHYGGRKEIWDALRAAAEADISLAQAIVDSAGVIVQNNDLTVCYDERGAKYELPKYVLSEPTNLVEDN